Proteins co-encoded in one Nicotiana sylvestris chromosome 7, ASM39365v2, whole genome shotgun sequence genomic window:
- the LOC138873411 gene encoding uncharacterized protein, with translation MAIDQNVEELLIMGDSDLIIRQAQGEWETRDVKLIPNKKHVEDLRFKSIEFRYIPRCHNELADALAILALMLPYPGNAHIDPLEIQIKERHGYSNVIEAGPSTHPWYHDVTPDMLLEIKRELLGGMRVDSF, from the coding sequence ATGGCAATAGACCAAAATGTCGAAGAGTTGTTGATTATGGGAGACTCAgatttgattatccggcaagcccaaggggaatgggaaactcgagatgttaAGCTTATCCCTAACAAGAAGCATGTGGAAGACCTcagattcaagtcaatagagttcaggtatattcctcGTTGTCACAACGAATTAGCCGACGCACTTGCTATTTTGGCCTTAATGTTGCCATATCCAGGCAAtgcccacatcgatcccttggaaatccaaatcaaggaaagacacggttactctaatgtaatcgaggcgggaccGAGTACCCATCCATGGTACCATGATGTTACCCCGGACATgttactggagatcaaaagagaactattaggcggcatgcgagtggattctttttga